One Thermodesulfobacteriota bacterium DNA window includes the following coding sequences:
- a CDS encoding DMT family transporter translates to MHREYWYIIIAGILYGVIAPGGQFLLDRGLSLYDVSFYRSLLVFVFLLPAVLMRPGRYMLKWDKIPFYALYGLIGGLLELSLFTGIALGVPVALAVLLLYTQPVWTIFIGRAVLGERLTRVKLASVLIGLAGTAVLLQSWEAGQAGSLFGVAAALAAGVLLSLWVILGKRSAILDQHYITTTFGWSGFASVWLLLLLPVMNFLIADKGLLRLTLDLSTLDWGYLAAFAVLGGALPHLLFYRSLERLSASVAGIILLLEPVSATVLAWVFFSQKIGLYLLIGGVLILFSNYLVIRSERSETPVF, encoded by the coding sequence ATGCACAGGGAATACTGGTACATAATTATCGCGGGCATCTTATACGGAGTTATAGCGCCGGGCGGGCAGTTTCTTCTCGACCGCGGGCTCTCGCTGTACGACGTTTCTTTCTACAGATCATTGCTTGTATTCGTCTTTCTTCTTCCCGCCGTGCTGATGAGGCCCGGCCGGTACATGCTGAAGTGGGATAAAATTCCGTTCTATGCGCTCTACGGGCTTATCGGCGGGCTCCTCGAGCTGTCCCTGTTCACGGGTATCGCCCTCGGAGTGCCGGTCGCGCTGGCCGTGCTGCTCCTTTACACGCAGCCCGTGTGGACGATATTCATAGGGAGGGCGGTTCTCGGCGAGAGGCTGACGCGCGTCAAGCTCGCGTCCGTGCTCATCGGCCTTGCGGGGACGGCCGTCCTGCTCCAGTCGTGGGAGGCGGGTCAGGCGGGTTCTTTATTCGGCGTAGCTGCCGCGCTCGCAGCCGGCGTTCTGCTCTCGCTATGGGTCATTCTGGGCAAGAGGAGCGCGATACTCGATCAGCACTACATCACGACCACTTTCGGTTGGTCCGGTTTCGCCTCGGTCTGGCTCCTACTGCTCCTTCCCGTAATGAATTTTCTCATTGCCGATAAAGGGCTCCTCAGGCTTACGCTCGACCTTTCCACTCTGGACTGGGGATATCTCGCCGCATTCGCCGTCCTGGGCGGCGCGCTGCCTCACCTCCTCTTCTACAGGTCGCTCGAGAGGCTCTCGGCTTCGGTCGCGGGGATAATACTCCTGCTCGAGCCCGTGAGCGCTACGGTCCTCGCATGGGTGTTCTTCTCGCAGAAGATAGGTTTATATCTCCTGATAGGGGGGGTTCTTATCCTGTTCTCGAATTACCTGGTTATAAGGAGCGAGAGGAGCGAGACGCCCGTATTCTGA